From a single Nicotiana tabacum cultivar K326 chromosome 8, ASM71507v2, whole genome shotgun sequence genomic region:
- the LOC142163449 gene encoding uncharacterized protein LOC142163449 yields MAVKTDLNHNHPLFLHPSDTTGAPIISIQLIGSENYSTWSRAMEIRLLGNNKLGLIDGTLKKGSFDAELGHQWDRCNAIVLGWIMSSVSRELITGILYARDARKVWEDLKERFDKARSQILMTSPTPSINKAYEMLIEMESQRSVTNTSTVGEGVDLAAMLAGKGGNYQNYQKQKRNWNVQCDFCHMKGHTKQGCYKIISYPQDFKNKKKGNTNTAYNVQVENFNPNLAGVDERRGEIPEEIKK; encoded by the exons ATGGCGGTAAAAACAGATCTCAACCACAATCATCCTCTTTTTCTTCACCCATCGGACACCACCGGAGCTCCGATTATCTCGATTCAGTTGATTGGTTCTGAAAATTACTCCACATGGAGTCGTGCGATGGAGATCCGGCTATTAGGAAATAACAAGCTAGGTTTGATCGACGGTACTCTGAAAAAGGGGAGTTTTGATGCAGAACTAGGCCATCAATGGGATAGGTGCAATGCAATTGTCCTAGGGTGGATCATGAGCTCAGTATCAAGAGAATTGATTACTGGCATACTGTATGCGAGGGATGCAAGAAAAGTGTGGGAAGATCTGAAAGAGCGATTCGATAAG GCTCGTAGTCAGATTCTTATGACTAGCCCAACACCAAGCATCAATAAGGCATATGAAATGCTTATTGAAATGGAGAGTCAAAGATCTGTGACTAATACTTCTACTGTGGGTGAAGGAGTCGACTTAGCTGCCATGCTAGCTGGTAAAGGAGGAAATTATCAGAACTATcaaaagcaaaagagaaactGGAATGTGCAATGTGATTTTTGTCACATGAAAGGCCACACAAAACAGGGATGCTACAAGATAATTAGTTATCCTCAAGActtcaaaaataagaagaaagggaACACAAATACTGCATATAATgtccaagttgaaaattttaatcCTAACCTTGCAGGTGTTGATGAAAGAAGAGGAGAGATACCAGAAGAAATCAAGAAATAA
- the LOC107800367 gene encoding pentatricopeptide repeat-containing protein At2g20710, mitochondrial-like: protein MATIYEWIDNSEHPYLLPGDVAVRQYLVSKAHGLEAAEKYFFSIPENLRASCVYVALLNCYTNAKSLRKAEGTMQKMRDPGNANVEAYNIMMNLYVKMGDLQKLHSLVLEMEDKGITGDAFSYTICLNAYASVPDIKEMEKPLMKMEVDPRLIEWDAYTVAVGNNRPAKIIFMVLVINAEH from the exons ATGGCAACA ATTTATGAATGGATTGACAACTCCGAGCATCCTTATCTATTACCTGGGGATGTTGCAGTCCGACAGTATTTGGTATCAAAAGCTCATGGATTGGAAGCAGCAGAGAAGTATTTCTTTAGCATCCCAGAAAATCTGAGAGCTTCTTGTGTGTATGTCGCTCTTTTGAATTGCTATACTAATGCAAAATCATTGAGAAAAGCAGAAGGTACAATGCAAAAGATGAGGGATCCGGGGAATGCTAATGTAGAGGCATACAATATTATGATGAACCTTTATGTTAAAATGGGAGACCTTCAGAAACTACACTCATTGGTGCTAGAGATGGAAGATAAGGGAATTACTGGTGATGCATTCTCCTATACTATCTGCTTGAATGCTTATGCATCTGTTCCAGATATTAAGGAGATGGAGAAGCCTTTGATGAAGATGGAAGTAGATCCTCGGCTGATTGAATGGGATGCTTATACAGTCGCTGTTGGAAATAATAGACCCGCAAAAATAATATTCATGGTATTAGTGATAAACGCggaacactaa